The genomic region ttttgtatattttatatcaTGTACATTGAGGTTATCATGTTCGTGTTCGGAGAGTTGACTGTGTTCCAGAGAAAGACTGTATGGATCTGCAGCACGCTTCGACCAATCAATACGCTtccctatatgtgtgtgtgtgtgcgtgtgtgtgtgtgtgtaagtgtaggagaaggagcagagttAAACGACTGTACTTTATATTAAGAAGACGTATCTGAGAAGATGTTGTGGTGGGGTTTTCATGCCATCTCCTGACTTCCTGAGAGTGTGCAGGACCTTGGCATCGTCCTGGTGTAGTGCAGACTTAACAGGCTCCTGTGCTTCTCCGTTACCTCGTCAAGAGCCGTCTGGTTGCAACAAAATGGCCTCCCTCTTTAAGCCTTCATCGCACGGCTTTATGGGACTGTGTGGGTACATCTGGGCAACACATTGGCCAACCTCACCCAGACCCAGGCGCAGACAGTCACAACGGTTACCAGAAGCCTCGACCAAGCTCCGCTATGACCAGCGGAAAATAAATCATTGAAAACATTCTGGTATTTTTACTGCGTTGTGGTGACTGGTCATTGTAACAGAAGTGTTCAGTGTTGTTGCTGAAAGTACTATTTACTGGAAGTAATTGtttagcagacccttttatccaaagaaatGTACAGTCAATTCAGATACAATACATAACTTACATGAGTATGTAAATAGTACAAAGAAAAGTAAGCAAttaagtgtgtttgcgtgtgtgtgtgtgtgtgtgtgtgtgtgtgtgtgtgtgtgtgtgtgtgtgtgtgtgtgcgtgtgcgtatgcgtgtgcgtgtgcgtgtgcgtgtgtgtcgtaACAAATATCTAAATTAACAAAGAAAGAATGATATAACTGTACCAGTATATTCACCTATTACAGTTAACTGTTGTATTTAGATGCAATGTTAAGCCTAAAAATATTCTGCGTTTGGAAAGTTGCGAGGTGAAAGGTTACGGTTCCCCTGAAGAAATCCTTCCCACGCATTTTATTATTCCTTAAAAAGTAATTCCTAGGAGCGAGTCGAGCATATGCAGCTATTAACACACAATAAACGTCCGCTTAGACGGCTGTTGTGTTATTTCTACAGGACGCATGCCAAGTGGACATATTCCTTGTAATTATTGGATCACATTTGCGTCACACATTAACATAAAACCCGGGGCAGcccaaaatatatttatttccacCCTTGAAACTTTATAGTATGCACTGCTTTCTGTCATGAGATCAAGCTGAGGCAGtgattgagttgttgcactcaACCACGATGGCTCCATGTTTGAGTAACTAGCACAcgcacaagaaacacacacacccaaacacacacaaaaagttaGTGTCCGGTTTTGTCCGTGCTCTTACCTGTTTAGTAGACGTGTCGCCCGGTACTCTCGTTAAAAGTGGTGCAGTTAACTTTGCTACACGAAATCCGCTCACACATGGGGAAAGGGGTGCACGAGGAACACTGCTCTGTCtctcgaacacacacagacataagcacacatgcacacacacgtacacacacacacacacacacacacccacatacacacacacacacacacacacacacacacaaacacacgtacatgcatacatacgtacacacacacacacacacacacacacacacacacacacacacacacacacacacacacacacacacacacacacacacacacacacacacacacacacacacacacacacacacacacacacacatttttttcagGGTAACAGTTCCAGGGAAGCCTgccaaccaccaccactgctCTCTGCTTTTGGCACAAGCACACATTTAAAGTGATCAGTTCGTGTAAAGCCACACTTTCTTCACTCCACTCAGAGCAGCAGATTAGAACCAGCGGCAGCTAGGAGTGGTGTAATCGCACATCGCCGGATCATGTCATAACTTTCCCAACCAGAGGTAGGTCTGTGTCGGGCACAAGGAGTCGCTCTGTACACATTTAGTAGCCCTGCACTTCAGGAGGTTAGGTCATCACAAACATGATTAACATctacacaggaaacacacacagctttcaaccgtgcgtgtgtggttcTGCAGGACGCAAACAAAGCCTTGGCCATGAGGTCACTGTGAGTCAAGACCACAGCCTGACAGCAATTTTATACCCACAGACAAAACCCTTCCTCTACTGTTTAAAACCTTCCGGTCTTGTGTTCTCCGGTCCCACAAAAATGCTTAATAACACCCTTGAGAGAGAAGACCAGGAGAGAACACTAGGTTTGAGGGAAACCGATATCATTCACTGTGTTTTGGTATATCTCTCTCGTACAGAACTAGGAAGACAGGAGGGATGTGTACCAGGGTGAGACGGAGAAAacaatggaacaaaaaagtctCACCGGGACCGACACCGGGGAAACACTCAGATCCCGGGATGGTAAACCAGCAGGGGTCCCGGGGGGTGGTTTAAAGGGGTTTCTCCTCAAACACACCACCTCCCACAATGTGCTCTATACTTTACGACCTTCCCCCCaccaacacaaacgcacacacattgataTTAAAGGCGTCGTGTTGTCTGTAATGAAGGGGTTGGGTCTGAACTCAAAAAGGAATCTTTCAACAAGCTGGGGTGTGATCCatgtgcttttcttttttagtTTCTGTTGTCATTTTGTACTTAAATGAAATAAAGGAAGATCAATACCAATTGCATCTGATATTTGTAGTCACTTTCTATACATGCAGGTTTTCAATTAGACATCGgttttctgatattattatctATGGTTTCCTGAAAATCGGGaaaaacatacagaaacacaacctCACTGGGAAGTTTGCCAAAAACTCAACTGCAGTTGCAAACCATTCCGTCTGGATTTAATAAAGAACTCTGACTCTGATTTAGCTTGATGGGTTATTATttagttattattatgattgaaTGATTATAATATCATTCAATCTTGGATTCAGATTTCTATGGATTGTAAAATACGGTGAAATGTAAGTATAAAGGAAAATTAATTATACTCTctgctagggctgggcgatatggaaaAAATATCTTCTCATGATTGTTGGAATTGTACATGATATTAATAAATATCACAATATGCTTATGAATCCAAAATACCAATAAAAAGTGTACTAGTTAACTGAGCGTCATTATATTGAAACATATGGAAATTTAAAGTACAATAATACTTAACCCAGCCTATGCTGTCATCACTACCTCACCTGGTGTTGTTTGATCTACTCTGATCCAGTAATCACCACACCCATGTGATAATCTGTTAAAAGAGAATGTGTAGTTTCCCAGTCTGTTGGAACAAGGATCAGCTGTTTTCAGCCTACTCCTGGTTACTCCTGCTTTAGCTCCAAACATGTTATTATAAAGTCGAAGTGAAGTGAGAACAGCAGTTTCTAGATGTCATGTTCATATTTGGCAGACGAAGAACCAGAGCTGTTCTATGTTCTGACGGGATAATGAGTTCACCATCTCTTCATCTGACCACTAAATACTTGTCTTGCTCTTTACTGCAACACTCTGCAGACATGTTTGTTACTGTACAAGCgatgcacagacatgcacactatcaacacacacacacacacacacacacattaatctcATGCACGGCCACAAACATCTCTGTCAAGCGTTTAGTTTTCGTGAGGGAAGAAGTACCATAGGGCATTGTCGTGTGATATTGTAACCTGTTTAATCTGAATTTCTGCACCTCCAGTTTACAATCCATCTAACAGTCACTCCTGTACAACATAAATACTgttctgaaaaaaaacaaaaaaaaacaaagagttttTCAAAATCAAGCAGtttctcccccccgcccctcatGTCTCTTTCtgtaaacaatgaaaaatgCAAATGCAAGTCTGTGCAGAAGACAACACgtcaagaaaacaacaaccgTTCCATCGGTAAGGCTTGGCTGCCTCGCGAATATCTCCCAAGGTCTCAGAGCAAATTCAGATCTGTGTTCTTGTCTtgttccatccccccccccctcccctcccctccccaagtAGTAGGTTATGTTGTTCTCAGAAGTCATCAGTCCTCTGCTCGCGACGTAGATACAGTTGTAGGGGGGAGACGACGGGGCcagggggtgggtggaggggggttcTTAATGGAGAGTTTGATCTTCACCCCTCGCCAAAgagggacagcagcagcagcagagaggaggTCGGAGGTCGGAGGTCGGAGGAAGGcgaggcgggggcgggggggggggagggggggggatggaccTCTATCAGAAGAGGCTGGTCAGGGTCGTCTGTGAGGGGCTACGGCACTCGTGCACGTCCATGGGCCCGCCGCCCAGCACGGAGGTGACGGTGGGCATGGTGGGGTTGGTGAGTTCGGTGAGCGTGGTGGGCGTGCTGGACGGGGGGCTCATGGAGCCGTTGGAGATGTCGGAGACGGGACCGGACGGGGTGCCCCCCGCCATCACCGAGCCGTCCGACGCCTTGTCCCCGCTGCCGCTCTCCTGGCGCAGCAGGTTCCGCCGGAACTTGGCCCTGGCGTTCTGGAACCACACCTGGGCAGAGCACAACGAGCGGCGGGTTAAACGCCAGCGCACCACGAGGCCTGTGCATTGGTTAAAGGACCTTATCACAAGGACCCTACCGGTGGGGGCGATCCACTCAGCGTGACTGCCTCTCCTGGCTGCACAATAAACACCCCTTCCTGTTATAATCTGCCTAAGAACATGTTTGCCCAAACACGTCTGCCACAAATTCAAAGAATAGAAATGTAGCACTTTGGACATTTTGTAAAGTATGTCGAGTCGCTTTTATGTCGTCTACAAACTCTGTAGCCCACTGACACATTggttccaaaagacgaaataactaTCTTGCCATTGTTTCCGTTTGTGGCAGGCGCACTCACGCTAAATGCTGCTCCGCACAATCGGAACAAGGAGGTATTTTTGACAAAGGATATTGGGAACAGATGTTTGATAATCCCGACCGGGATTTACCTTGAAGGTAACGTGGGAAGAAATTCACTTCACTTATCACAGAAGGTAAATTAGGGATATTATTATGATATGACATatgatattgtattatatatattatgacatatattatattatagaatgGATAGCACTATTCAAACACAAGGTCTGTCAGAGCGAAACAACATGTGAGACAAAGTGAGATACTATATTATACTCTTATGAGTACTATATCCCTTTTAAAAGACATTTACAGGCTAATCAATGCAATCCAATAAAAATTTGAAAATGGAAATATAAAAGTATGAATATGCCATTACAGACAAACATTTTAATATAAACTGTTGTGAAAGAGACACTGACCACCTTATCCAAAAACTTGGGCGTTGAATAGTTTGTTTTTTAGTTTTCATAGTGAAAGAATAGAAGTCGTAGGCTCAATACTTTGCATAGTACTATTCTTAATTCAGAAGTAGTAATACTACCACAGTTAGTAGTAGTAATACGGTAGCAATAGTAATTCATGCAAAACATTTAATAGTTACTCTTTACATATTGAGGTATGTGGTCAGAAATTAGGATATAGATTTACTTTTTTCTTGGTATATATCAGTTTGTAAATATCGTCCATGAAAATATGGTGGGGCATCATAGGAAAACAAAATGGGAGTTAGTGGAGGGGattagggagggggagatggggggggggggggggggggggggggggggtatatagCATGCGTCAACTGCATAACAGGCGAGGAAGAATTAAAATGCATCAAAGCAAAATGAGTGCTTTGTTTTCCGAGCGTGTTAATGAAAGCAGCCGGTTTgttttccctctcctccataAAGCCTTTAGTCTCGTCTTGTCTCAGCTCCCCAGATGATTGGCTGTCGTCTTGACGGAAATCAAACACGCGCTCCTCTACGTGCACTGTAACGTGCGCTTAAAGCTTTCTCATGAGCCACGTCATCTGGAGCTATGAGAGTTTTGTTTCTCTTTAGTGTTACAGTGAGAATACACAAGACATTTGGATTTGGATTTCAAAGAACAACAAAGTGGTCTGTAGTTCTCTCTGACTgattaaaacatgttttttacaTAATAGCCTAGAATACGgcgttttatttatcttttcttttataatttgattttaatgcaTGCCATGCACACTGCTCGAAATTCATTTCATGCATAACCTACCAAATAACGTCAATATCTGTTTCAGTGAGAGCTATTAAACAACAATAGCTCTCCCTGCTTCTCTTCCTTTAATAAAAACGTCTGAAATACCATTGTCCTctgaagtgtttttttttttttgtaagaattttgcaggtttaaaaaaatatatataaataaataaatacagaacaAAACCCTTGGACATTACACATTcagtttttgtattattttttttgtaaatcgAAACAAATGCGTCCCGATTGGGCCAATTACCTGTAATACCCGCTTGGTGAGGCCCGTCTTCTGCGCGAGCTGCTTGAGGTCCTTGGCGTCAGGGTTGTGGTTGATGGCGAAGTACGACTTCATGGTCCGCAGCTGGTGGTGCTTGAACGACGTCCGCATGCGCTTGGTCTTCTGGCTCGAGCTGTACTGTGAGTCCCGGTCCATGGAGTCCCCGTCGTTCTCATTACAGCTGAGGGCTgcggggcaacacacacacacacacacacacacacacacacacacacacacacacacacacacacacacacacacacacacacacacacacacacacacacacacacacacacacacacacacacacacacacacacacacacgcagacatacacacacacaagcacgaataaatacataaataaacgaTGCTTTTGTGCAAAAGGTAACCAGCGCACTGCAGGCTTAAAACAACAATTAAGACATGGGATTCGAACGTATGTAAGGTTATTTTAGCATTCGATTTATTAAATACGAATTTATTTTCTCccctcaaaaaaacaaaataaatataatgacTTAAAGTTAGACTATGTTTGAATGGTTTCGTCTATATGATCAGTCATTAAAATGTCATTCTGACCGATTTTAGTGTGTTTGCATTTACATACATAATGATGTTTGACCTTTTGCCTTTTTCTTGACATTTTATCCGACATATCGGAATTATCACTAAAAGAAAATGTTTGTTTGCTATAGTTATAACGATATAAACGTTGAACGCAATTGTAACTTATATTGTTAAAAAATATGGAAAACGATTTTAGTGACTAAAATCATTAGACACTAAAATAAAATGGTCTCCCTTCACtctgtatgtttttatttttttattcaggcTAAACCCCCTCGTCTAGATGTGTGCGTAATAACGAGACATATTCCCGGATTGTATTTCCTTGGCACAGCTGAAGGTGTTGCTGAATGCATAACAGTTCCTCTTCAATATTAAACACAGCAAATATGAAGATTATTCAGCGGAAGCCGACAGAATAACACTTCACTTAATGAGCCTACAAACGCCAGACCGAACAAATGTCGCTTTTTGGCAAAACATAATGGCCATCGTTTTAAAAATATTGTGTAGAcggaatatttatttatttgtgtcttATCCAACTAACCCTCTTGTTTTAAGGACATGATTGAGACTATAGTATTATGAAGTGGACCTGCATGTCGTGTGGGTTGAGTTTGACGAGTTAATCTCATTCTCTGGTTGGGTTGGGACAGGAGAGGGCAGTAGCTCCCCTGTCCCTCTAATCCACAACACTAAACTCTTCTGGTATCATTCGCAACAACAGCCTAGAACCAATACCCGCCATACTTTCCATATTACCCGAACTTAGGGACAGACTCAAACTGCAAAATAATAGGTTTGTTTTCATTTGCTTCTCCCTTGTGACTTTGTCTGTGTGATCCACTGGAAGCCAtccaaaagtttttttattattcattctGAATTTCGATAAGACTTTCGTGTTTTCTTATGATTCTTAAACATGGACCTGCTTTCCCATTCGGTTAAAAGCTGCTCAACACGTGTTATGCTGTTTGTTTGGGCTAGTATAAAGGCCTATTCTCGGTATTTCCTCGACTGAGTAACTCGTCATCAAGTGACATCGGTTTCCCTTGTGCAGCCAGCACCCAGTTGGGCCCCAGCAGGCCCCTGAACGCACAAAGCGGGGctgggggtgaggggtgtggggtgagggggtgggacTCTAGACGGCTATGGGGGCTGACAGGTGGAAAAGAGCGAAAGCAAAAGCCGGAAcatcaaaaactttttttcctAAAGAGGCcactggaagaaaaaaaaaacgagcccAAGAACTCTTCATAGTTTTACAAAATAGAAGGACAAGAAAAGtaaccgaaaaaacgtacaaAAGCTTAAGTCTATCACAACGTTTAACCGTGGAGAAAAACAAGACGAAACGAATAAAAGCAAACTACGTTTGTTTTCTACGTTTTTAATCGGTTGGTAATATTTTTTAGATCCCCATGTTGTTAAGTTGCAATATTTATTAAAGCCTTAGCCTATGTTTTGCTAATCTTTTGCTTTTTAAATAATTCCTTGTTCCCCTCTGGCCGTGAAATTATTCGAAAATGGACATTAAGTTATTATGCAGACCGCCAAGACTAATTAAactattttactatttttttctaatgttatatatttttttcagcaAGCCTGCTTTCGCCTATGGGACGCCCATAGGCCAACAATACTACTGGATTAAGTCTGTGCATAACGTCTATTTGTTCAAAATATGGGATTGTTGGCGTTTATTGTTTTGGAAAATGAAGGAAGGATTTTACATTTCCACCGCAGTACCCGATGTTAACATGACATGACTTGTTAAACACTGAAACTGTTAGATTGTAGCCTCGTTTAAGAATAGACTCATAATTAGTGTGGTTGCAAAGCAACCCATACgattgttattgtgtttgtttttttcgttttggtgGTAGTATAAGCTTCAGCACATCTATATTTctgttctgtttttgtgtttttttatttcccaGCAATTGCCTACTTTCCATAATGGTGTATGCATATGCGTGAGTGTATCATTGTTTGTGGGTTCTACTAGTTTTGGAGAACGTACTCTCCACCTTAAATTCGTCCGGCATGAATTTGAACTTTATATGCTTCTTACCCGCATTGTAGGCCGCTAGCTCGGCCCCTGGCCCCGGACTCTTCCTTTTCCTTGGCCGGCCCTTCTGCACGGTGCCCACGCCGTTGAAGTAGGATATTCCCAGCGTGTTGCCGGAGCCCAGGCCCTTATGCGAGACCACGTCCCCCGGGCTAAAGTGGCTCTGGTACTCCCCCTGAACTAGAGTCTCAAAGTGCAAGCGGCAGTACACCAGACTGTCCTTCATGCCGAAATGGTCTCCCGTGGTCAGCATCTTGTTGCACGTCGTGCACGTGAAACAGTTGAGGTGGTACACCAAGTCCCGAGCGCGCATGACCATCTCCGAGGCCGAGATGCCGAGGTGACACCGCGCGCACCTCTGGACGGAGAATCTTCTGCGGAGAAGACAGACGTCTTGTGAGAGTAGGCACGATATCACTTATTTGACACACACTTATGAATTATTAAAAGTAGCCTACTGAAGTATGCCTAAGACGGAATGTAAGACGCACCATAAAGTACAACGACCAAGCGTTTTCAAGACGAACAGGGAACCAGCTTGTGAATTTGAAAAGTGTATAACTGTTCCTAGAATGTGTAACCTAATATGACAATACCAGGCTTCTGAGTCTAGCTCAGATTTTATCTTGCACATTTTCTCGCCTTGTTATTTTATGTGGTGGTTCTAGTTTTAGTATGAATGGGAGTTGGCTCTTTTCCCTCCCGTGTGGACCGGTGACACCCGAGTAGACCTACAGCAGGCGAGCCGTTACCTGTAGTAGTCCTCCTTGCAATAAATGCTGCCGTCCTTGCTGAAGCACGTGAGCTCGGACTCCAGGTGCAGTTTGCACTCGCAGCACTTGAGACAGCGCATGTGCCACTGCTTATCCACCGCGAGCAGGTAGTAGCGGTCCGAGATCCTTCGGCCGCAGCCTGCACACAGGGCCACGCGATCGCTGTTCATGCACTGCAACGTCTGCAGATACCAAAGTTAGGAACGAAGTTGGGACAAGTTATTTCTCTATCGCAGTTTACTATGATTTGATTTACGGTCAAGTGTTTAATGTTTGCTATGGTAGCCTATGTTGTCTCCTTAATGCTATTTTGATAAAAATAATAGTAAATAGTACAAAAATATCAGGCCTATCGTTAAGTAGGCTACTCTACTTGGTTTTTGCGTGCATGATGTTTATTATAGTGCATAATAAGAAGATTGTGATTTTGgaatataaaaataaagcacgcacgctcacatgcactaactctatcacacacaacacacacacacacacacacacacacacacacacacacacacacacacacacacacacacacacacacacacacacgcacctacacacacacacagattacgTACGAAAGCCTTTGTTTAAATCGTTCAATAATTGAGTTGGCTGAAAATAGAATCACTGCCTAATAGTTCCATAATTTGAAGGAATGTAATTTTTCATTACATATAGGCTACCTTAATAGGTGATGTTCTTTCCCCATATTATAAGAAAAACGATGGATACATTTAATAAACGTAGGATAATTTCCCCTATTAAATCTAGGCCTAATTGTCATTAATCGGATATATTTCAATTGAAAAATATGTTAATAATCCATTGATGGGTTTCTGATTTCTCTTTTACTTTGTTtatcatgaataaaaaaagtgtTCGGGTTTTAGTGTAAATTAAattattctgttttattttaacGGTGCACCACAGTTACGTTTTACTCTTCATTTCTTCTTTGCAATCattgtaaaatatttatttacaaatGGCCTTGACtattatactttttttaatttgggAACTGAGCAACAGTACACAAAGAGTGTGCTTGTTTCATAAAAAACAGTAGGCTAATTGCACCGCAAACATTTCCTAAAATACAAGTTAAACATAGTGAAATTACGAGGTAAAATTATCTCTACAGATGAACAGGTCAATAACAGTAAATAACACATATTCCAGGGTGctaatttaaaatacattttagttTGGCAAGCTTTCATTTGGGCCAACCAAACTTCCAGGCCCCTAACGTCCACAATATCGTAAACAGCTCtggaattcattttttttaataactttTGTAGAGTttaaagcttcttttttttaacccagAACTAGACGGTATAAAGCATGACTCCTACCGCTTCGGTCTCTCCCATGTCGATAGCAGAGCTGATGACCGTGGACTCGCTCTTGCCCCTccgctccatctcctccaccaccccgtGCACCCCGTGCACCCCGTGCACCTCTCCCCCGGACAGGCCGTGGAACAGCATGGTAGCCGCCGACGGGAGGATATTGAAACTGTTCTCCTCGGATCTGCAACCCAGGATTTCCATCAGACTTTGCAACTTTAGACCGTGCAATGTCGCCGgaggaaacaaaaacaaaacaaagtccTCCTCGTTTCTTGTCACAGGAATTCCAGgtcaggaagaaaaaaaacccgCAGAAGAAACAGGAACGTGCTCTCCACACTACCGTCTCATCTGCCAATGGAAATCTTCTTTcgaataatcatcatcatcatcattatcattaataAGCTATACAGGCCCGGTTAATTAATGATTGCAGGTCTTGATTAATTGTTTGAGTATATACTCTGTGATTAGCAGGATCATGGATCTCTAGTTATGAATTGCGTTTGCGGTATAATTCCATGAACAACATACCGACTATGGAAGCCCGGTGGGTCTCGGTACCGACGACTCTACGTCGGGAATATCAGGCACCGACCAGGGAAATATTATCCTCTGACCACAACACTCAGAGGCTGGTCTGGCAGGCGGCACTGCCCAACAAACCAGAAAGAAATCTTCTGGAGTCAAATGCCGTCGAGTGAAAAATATTTCCGACAAATTCTGACAGGAAgccacagaaagagagacgcaTCTTCTTCACACGAGCTCTTCTCCTCCGGCTCTACTGAGTTGCTGTCCCAAGT from Gadus morhua unplaced genomic scaffold, gadMor3.0, whole genome shotgun sequence harbors:
- the lhx2b gene encoding LIM/homeobox protein Lhx2b isoform X1: MEILGCRSEENSFNILPSAATMLFHGLSGGEVHGVHGVHGVVEEMERRGKSESTVISSAIDMGETEATLQCMNSDRVALCAGCGRRISDRYYLLAVDKQWHMRCLKCCECKLHLESELTCFSKDGSIYCKEDYYRRFSVQRCARCHLGISASEMVMRARDLVYHLNCFTCTTCNKMLTTGDHFGMKDSLVYCRLHFETLVQGEYQSHFSPGDVVSHKGLGSGNTLGISYFNGVGTVQKGRPRKRKSPGPGAELAAYNAALSCNENDGDSMDRDSQYSSSQKTKRMRTSFKHHQLRTMKSYFAINHNPDAKDLKQLAQKTGLTKRVLQVWFQNARAKFRRNLLRQESGSGDKASDGSVMAGGTPSGPVSDISNGSMSPPSSTPTTLTELTNPTMPTVTSVLGGGPMDVHECRSPSQTTLTSLF
- the lhx2b gene encoding LIM/homeobox protein Lhx2b isoform X3: MLFHGLSGGEVHGVHGVHGVVEEMERRGKSESTVISSAIDMGETEATLQCMNSDRVALCAGCGRRISDRYYLLAVDKQWHMRCLKCCECKLHLESELTCFSKDGSIYCKEDYYRRFSVQRCARCHLGISASEMVMRARDLVYHLNCFTCTTCNKMLTTGDHFGMKDSLVYCRLHFETLVQGEYQSHFSPGDVVSHKGLGSGNTLGISYFNGVGTVQKGRPRKRKSPGPGAELAAYNAALSCNENDGDSMDRDSQYSSSQKTKRMRTSFKHHQLRTMKSYFAINHNPDAKDLKQLAQKTGLTKRVLQVWFQNARAKFRRNLLRQESGSGDKASDGSVMAGGTPSGPVSDISNGSMSPPSSTPTTLTELTNPTMPTVTSVLGGGPMDVHECRSPSQTTLTSLF
- the lhx2b gene encoding LIM/homeobox protein Lhx2b isoform X2 translates to MEILGCRSEENSFNILPSAATMLFHGLSGGEVHGVHGVHGVVEEMERRGKSESTVISSAIDMGETEATLQCMNSDRVALCAGCGRRISDRYYLLAVDKQWHMRCLKCCECKLHLESELTCFSKDGSIYCKEDYYRFSVQRCARCHLGISASEMVMRARDLVYHLNCFTCTTCNKMLTTGDHFGMKDSLVYCRLHFETLVQGEYQSHFSPGDVVSHKGLGSGNTLGISYFNGVGTVQKGRPRKRKSPGPGAELAAYNAALSCNENDGDSMDRDSQYSSSQKTKRMRTSFKHHQLRTMKSYFAINHNPDAKDLKQLAQKTGLTKRVLQVWFQNARAKFRRNLLRQESGSGDKASDGSVMAGGTPSGPVSDISNGSMSPPSSTPTTLTELTNPTMPTVTSVLGGGPMDVHECRSPSQTTLTSLF